In the genome of Mangifera indica cultivar Alphonso chromosome 9, CATAS_Mindica_2.1, whole genome shotgun sequence, the window ATTTCTCCCGAGTATGAAGATTTCTTCAGCCGTGGTCTCATTCCTAAGACTAACTACTGGCCTGTCTCTGCAACTAATTTGTGCCCCTCTATAAAATTTGCCGTTGACTGGGGTAATGCAAACCCATCTGAGGTATGATTAACATAACTCGACTACAGAAATTTGGTAGCTCGAGAGCTCTGattactgatttttttttttttctcattgtaAATATGGCTTAACAGGCTGAGGCAATGGGACAAAGGGGACAAGATTTCATGGAAAGCTTAAGTATGGATCGAGTGTATGATTACATGTTTCACCTCATCACAGAGTACTCAAAGCTGCAGGATTTTAAGCCAGCTCCACCATCGTCTGCTCGGGAAGTTTGTGTTGATTCGCTGCTTTGTTTGGCTAATGATAGCCAGAGGAAGTTCCTTGAAAGAACATATACCTTTCCTTCACCAACCCCACCATGCAAACTTCAGCCTCACAGTGCATCTGTTATGAAGAGTTGGATGGATGAAAAAGAGAAGGCAATCAATGATGTCAGGAATATGGAAGCTCAGAATACTCCAGTGTAGAATGCATTATAAGCACAACATTGCCGctgtaaagttaaaaaaaaaacttatacaCTGATTCATTTGTAGATGTAGAATTGATTGTTGATGGTGGTGTAATAGGAAATATATGAATTTGAGGTGCTGTATTGTTTTCAGTTTCAGGATTTTAATTCATTGCTATATAGCAAGTCATATTGAATTGAACAAACGGCTTTCCATGCAATTGAAAATAGGGTCGAATCGAAATCGAGCTGTTTGAAAAcaagtttagtttggtttgattcaattcatcACTATGATGATAAacttataattatcataatctttttcCTTTGGTAAATATAACTATTACAATCTTGTCTTTTTGTTCGTGTCCAATTGTTTGTCAACTTGGTGATCAGGTCGATAAGATTTATTGACAGTTCAATGTCATAGAAGACCATAAAAGTGAAATgattgagaaagaagaaaatgtttatgaaaatttgataaataaaaagatcttttttaaatgtaattaaacagtaattttgaaaaagaaattatattgcCATCTTTTATTAACAAATCAACCTAACAAATGAATCCAAGCCACACACGTGCCCCTCTTTCACCGTCTCTCCACAAAACGAATCCCGAACCATTCATATGGCATGCTTCGCCAATCGCCGCTATCAAGCCACATCTCTTCTCTTATCTCCTCTCCAGCATTTATCTTCCAGCAAATGGCTGACACCGGAGTTGTCACCGTCTACGGTAACGGTGCCATCTATGAAACCACCAAAAAGTCTCCGTTTTCCGTCAAAGTAGGCCTCGCCCAAATGCTGCGTGGCGGCGTCATTATGGATGTCGTCACTCCTGAACAGGCCCGTATCGCCGAAGAAGCCGGCGCCTGTGCCGTAATGGCCCTTGAACGCGTTCCAGCTGATATCCGTGCTCAGGGAGGCGTGGCCCGCATGTCGGACCCACAGctaattaaacaaatcaaaaacaGCGTCACCATCCCTGTCATGGCCAAGGCCCGTATCGGCCATTTTGTTGAAGCGCAAATTCTCGAAGCTATTGGAGTTGACTACATTGACGAGAGCGAAGTATTGACTCCGGCCGATGAAGAAAACCACATCAATAAACATAATTTCAGGATTCCGTTTGTCTGCGGGTGCCGAAATTTGGGGGAGTCCTTGCGGCGGATCCGCGAGGGCGCGGCGATGATCCGGACGAAGGGAGAGGCGGGGACGGGGAACATCGTGGAGGCGGTGAGGCACGTGAGGTCGGTGATGGGCGAAATTAGGGTTTTACGGAACATGGACGACGACGAGGTGTTTACCTTCGCCAAAAAAATCGCTGCTCCGTACGATTTGGTGATGCAGACGAAGCAGCTGGGGCGGCTGCCAGTGGTGCATTTCGCGGCAGGGGGAGTGGCGACGCCGGCGGATGCGGCTTTGATGATGCAATTAGGGTGTGATGGAGTGTTTGTTGGGTCGGGTGTGTTTAAGAGCGGGGACCCGGTTAGAAGAGCAAGAGCAATTGTGCAAGCAGTTACGAATTATAGTGACCCGGATATTTTGGCAGAGGTGA includes:
- the LOC123226604 gene encoding probable pyridoxal 5'-phosphate synthase subunit PDX1, with the translated sequence MLRQSPLSSHISSLISSPAFIFQQMADTGVVTVYGNGAIYETTKKSPFSVKVGLAQMLRGGVIMDVVTPEQARIAEEAGACAVMALERVPADIRAQGGVARMSDPQLIKQIKNSVTIPVMAKARIGHFVEAQILEAIGVDYIDESEVLTPADEENHINKHNFRIPFVCGCRNLGESLRRIREGAAMIRTKGEAGTGNIVEAVRHVRSVMGEIRVLRNMDDDEVFTFAKKIAAPYDLVMQTKQLGRLPVVHFAAGGVATPADAALMMQLGCDGVFVGSGVFKSGDPVRRARAIVQAVTNYSDPDILAEVSCGLGEAMVGINLNDDKVERYASRSE